Proteins co-encoded in one Novosphingobium sp. PP1Y genomic window:
- a CDS encoding RNA methyltransferase: protein MADNQPVIVLVRPQLGENIGKAARAMLNFGLTEMRLVSPRDGWPNPSAGPAAAGADQVLDGAQVYETLAEAVADCANVYATTVRKRGVTKPVVTPEQAAREIHTAPGRSAYVFGPERSGLETEDVALARAILTVPINPEFASLNLAQAVILCAYEWSKGADLAQPTAEELLPPAPQDELEGLIGHFERFLETKNYFWPETRAAANRLTLRNLLTKPGWNHLEVRTLRGILSTLEDARRKRD from the coding sequence ATGGCTGACAACCAGCCCGTCATCGTCCTCGTACGGCCGCAGCTGGGTGAGAACATCGGCAAGGCCGCGCGGGCAATGCTGAACTTCGGGCTTACCGAAATGCGGCTCGTCTCGCCGCGTGACGGCTGGCCGAACCCCTCCGCCGGGCCCGCGGCCGCCGGCGCCGACCAGGTACTCGATGGAGCGCAGGTTTACGAAACGCTCGCCGAGGCCGTTGCCGACTGCGCCAATGTCTATGCAACGACCGTTCGCAAGCGCGGCGTCACCAAGCCGGTGGTCACGCCCGAGCAGGCTGCGCGCGAAATCCATACCGCGCCGGGCCGATCCGCCTATGTCTTCGGACCGGAACGCTCGGGCCTGGAAACCGAGGACGTGGCGCTGGCCCGCGCAATTCTGACCGTTCCGATCAATCCGGAATTCGCTTCGCTCAACCTGGCGCAGGCGGTGATCCTGTGCGCCTACGAATGGTCGAAGGGCGCCGATCTGGCACAGCCGACGGCAGAAGAGCTGCTCCCCCCTGCCCCGCAGGACGAACTGGAAGGCCTGATCGGCCATTTCGAGCGGTTTCTGGAGACCAAGAACTATTTCTGGCCCGAAACGCGCGCGGCGGCCAATCGCCTGACCTTGCGCAACCTGCTGACCAAGCCGGGCTGGAATCACCTGGAAGTACGCACCTTGCGCGGCATTCTCAGCACACTGGAGGACGCCCGGCGCAAGCGCGATTGA
- the nrdR gene encoding transcriptional regulator NrdR has translation MRCPFCAHDDSQVKDSRPTEDNTAIRRRRQCSSCGARFTTFERVQLREITVVKTGGENEEPRREPFDRSKIEQSVTLACRKRGIDREKIDQLVSGVQRQIETSGEAEVASREIGEMVMDGLRQLDSVAYIRFASVYRAFNEARDFEEFAGTVRDVADDEGTSTNG, from the coding sequence ATGCGCTGTCCGTTCTGCGCCCACGACGATTCCCAGGTCAAGGACAGCCGCCCGACCGAGGACAACACCGCGATCCGCCGTCGCCGCCAGTGCTCCAGCTGCGGCGCGCGCTTCACGACTTTCGAACGCGTGCAGCTTCGTGAGATCACCGTGGTCAAGACCGGCGGCGAGAACGAGGAGCCGCGGCGCGAGCCTTTCGACCGCTCCAAGATCGAGCAATCGGTCACGCTGGCTTGCCGCAAGCGCGGTATCGACCGCGAAAAGATCGACCAGCTCGTTTCCGGCGTGCAGCGCCAGATCGAAACCTCGGGCGAAGCCGAAGTGGCCTCCCGCGAAATCGGCGAAATGGTGATGGACGGGCTGCGCCAGCTCGATTCGGTCGCCTACATCCGGTTTGCCTCGGTCTACCGTGCCTTCAACGAGGCCAGGGACTTCGAGGAATTCGCCGGAACCGTGCGCGATGTTGCCGATGATGAAGGAACTTCCACCAATGGCTGA
- a CDS encoding YdiY family protein translates to MPLKTFLPVALPSLLLAVPAQAQPVEEARLSVDEGLVDFAPEPLRLDLPDYPWPTPFIEVPPPSLPKNVKAMIEAAVATDDSATVAAVVKMAIETQPYDKDEIKAMHRAYLDDKAARLAAKTEAETRRIRESGVLELWKGQIELGAFHSTGNTTNFGFTGALKLDRKGIDWEHLILATADYQKDSGTVTREKYGASYQPRYTINDGVFTYGRLQYEKDEIQGYRDRFSFSGGLGYRLIKRRNMTLSVEAGPAVRRTNYIDDPSETTWSALTSLDFDWKLNGTLALSQDASSYVGSDNSTFTSLTGIEAGMAKGLKAKLSYSIEHETAPPAGSLKTDTISRFSLVYGF, encoded by the coding sequence ATGCCCTTGAAGACGTTCCTCCCGGTCGCCCTCCCGTCCCTGCTGCTTGCGGTCCCCGCTCAGGCCCAGCCTGTCGAAGAGGCGCGGCTTTCGGTCGATGAAGGCTTGGTGGATTTCGCGCCTGAACCGCTGCGCCTGGACCTGCCGGACTATCCCTGGCCGACGCCGTTCATCGAAGTTCCGCCTCCCAGCCTGCCCAAGAACGTCAAGGCGATGATCGAGGCGGCAGTGGCAACGGACGATTCCGCAACGGTGGCCGCTGTCGTGAAAATGGCGATCGAGACGCAGCCCTACGACAAGGACGAGATCAAGGCGATGCACCGCGCCTATCTCGACGACAAGGCCGCGCGCCTCGCGGCCAAGACCGAGGCCGAAACGCGCCGCATTCGCGAATCGGGCGTGCTGGAATTGTGGAAGGGACAGATCGAACTCGGCGCCTTCCACAGCACCGGCAACACCACGAACTTCGGTTTCACCGGCGCGCTCAAGCTCGATCGCAAGGGGATCGACTGGGAGCACCTGATCCTTGCGACAGCGGACTACCAGAAGGATTCGGGCACCGTCACGCGGGAGAAGTACGGGGCCAGCTACCAGCCACGCTATACCATCAATGACGGTGTCTTTACCTACGGCCGCCTGCAGTACGAGAAGGACGAGATCCAGGGCTATCGGGACCGCTTCTCGTTCTCGGGAGGTTTGGGTTACCGCCTCATCAAACGCCGCAACATGACGCTGTCGGTCGAGGCAGGTCCTGCGGTGCGCCGAACGAACTACATCGATGATCCCTCGGAGACCACCTGGTCGGCGCTGACTTCGCTCGATTTCGACTGGAAGCTCAACGGGACACTGGCGCTGAGCCAGGATGCTTCGAGCTATGTCGGATCCGACAACAGCACCTTCACTTCGCTCACCGGGATCGAGGCGGGGATGGCGAAGGGCCTCAAGGCCAAGCTGTCCTATTCCATAGAGCATGAAACCGCGCCGCCGGCCGGCTCGCTCAAGACCGATACGATTTCGCGGTTCTCACTGGTCTACGGCTTCTGA
- the glyA gene encoding serine hydroxymethyltransferase has protein sequence MTVETAIRSPGFFTDTIADSDPAVAKAIGKELKRERKQIELIASENIVSKAVLEAQGSVLTNKYAEGYPGKRYYQGCEPSDEVETLAIERAKQLFDCGFANVQPHSGAQANGAVLLATVKPGDTVMGMSLDAGGHLTHGARAALSGKWFNAVQYGVTKDTHLIDYDQVEALAKEHRPKLIIAGGSAYPRVIDFKRMREIADSVGALFQVDMAHFAGLVAAGVHPSPFPHAHIATTTTHKTLRGPRGGMILTNDEALAKKINSAVFPGLQGGPLMHVIAAKAVAFGEALRPDFKDYSKKVVENAKALAETLKARGAEIVSGGTDTHLALIDLSPLGVTGKDADEALERAGITCNKNGIPFDPLPPMKTSGIRVGSPAGTTRGFGVEEFREIGNMVADVLDGLAKCGEEGDAQVEQNVRARVEALCDRFPIYED, from the coding sequence ATGACCGTCGAAACTGCCATCCGTTCCCCCGGCTTCTTCACCGACACGATCGCGGACAGCGATCCTGCCGTCGCCAAGGCCATCGGCAAGGAACTCAAGCGCGAGCGCAAGCAGATCGAGCTGATCGCCTCGGAGAACATCGTCTCCAAGGCCGTGCTTGAAGCGCAGGGCTCGGTCCTCACCAACAAGTACGCCGAAGGCTACCCGGGCAAGCGCTACTACCAGGGCTGCGAGCCTTCCGACGAAGTCGAGACGCTGGCCATCGAACGCGCCAAGCAGCTTTTCGACTGCGGCTTCGCGAACGTCCAGCCCCACTCGGGCGCACAGGCCAACGGTGCAGTCCTGCTCGCGACGGTCAAGCCGGGCGATACGGTCATGGGCATGAGCCTCGATGCCGGCGGCCACCTCACCCACGGCGCGCGCGCCGCGCTTTCGGGCAAGTGGTTCAACGCGGTGCAGTACGGCGTGACCAAGGACACCCACCTGATCGACTACGACCAGGTCGAGGCTCTCGCCAAGGAACACCGGCCCAAGCTGATCATCGCCGGCGGCTCGGCCTATCCGCGTGTGATCGATTTCAAGCGCATGCGCGAGATCGCCGACAGCGTGGGCGCGCTGTTCCAGGTCGACATGGCGCACTTCGCGGGCCTCGTGGCCGCGGGCGTGCACCCCTCGCCGTTCCCGCACGCGCACATCGCCACCACCACCACGCACAAGACCCTGCGCGGTCCGCGCGGCGGCATGATCCTCACCAATGACGAGGCGCTGGCCAAGAAGATCAACTCGGCCGTGTTCCCCGGCCTGCAGGGCGGTCCGCTGATGCATGTCATCGCCGCCAAGGCCGTGGCTTTCGGTGAAGCGCTGCGTCCCGATTTCAAGGACTACAGCAAGAAGGTCGTCGAGAACGCCAAGGCCCTTGCCGAAACGCTCAAGGCACGCGGCGCCGAGATCGTCTCGGGCGGCACCGACACGCACCTTGCGCTGATCGACCTCTCGCCGCTCGGCGTGACCGGCAAGGACGCCGACGAAGCGCTCGAGCGTGCCGGCATCACCTGCAACAAGAACGGCATTCCGTTCGACCCGCTGCCGCCGATGAAGACCAGCGGCATCCGCGTCGGTTCGCCTGCGGGCACCACCCGCGGCTTCGGGGTCGAGGAATTCCGCGAGATCGGCAACATGGTCGCCGACGTGCTCGACGGTCTGGCCAAGTGCGGCGAAGAAGGTGATGCGCAAGTGGAACAGAACGTGCGCGCACGCGTAGAAGCCTTGTGTGACCGCTTCCCGATCTACGAGGACTGA
- a CDS encoding ParA family protein yields MPTIAIVSQKGGSGKTTMALHLATSAVYAGRETCVIDTDPQATSATWGDWRGDFKPEVMTCPPVRLFSTIEKARRGGAELIVIDTPPHGDTASREAVRVADLVLIPTRARAFDLHALEATAGLMSYARKPAFVVFNAVPARATRMIEEATKAAEAMGLQVCPIQFGERAAFHRSSGTGEVAAEIEPDGKAAGEVDALWKWASGHITLKQLPGQGA; encoded by the coding sequence ATGCCGACTATCGCGATCGTCAGCCAGAAGGGCGGCTCGGGCAAGACGACCATGGCGCTCCATCTGGCCACCAGCGCCGTCTATGCCGGCCGGGAAACCTGCGTCATCGACACCGATCCTCAAGCCACCTCCGCGACATGGGGTGACTGGCGGGGCGATTTCAAGCCGGAAGTCATGACCTGCCCGCCGGTACGCCTGTTCAGCACGATAGAGAAGGCGCGGCGCGGCGGCGCCGAACTGATCGTCATCGATACCCCGCCGCACGGGGACACGGCATCGCGTGAGGCGGTGCGCGTGGCCGATCTCGTCCTGATCCCGACCCGTGCCCGCGCCTTCGACCTTCATGCCCTCGAGGCGACAGCCGGGCTGATGTCCTATGCGCGCAAGCCGGCCTTCGTCGTCTTCAACGCGGTTCCTGCGCGGGCCACCCGCATGATCGAGGAAGCGACGAAGGCGGCCGAGGCAATGGGCCTGCAGGTCTGTCCGATCCAGTTCGGTGAAAGGGCTGCCTTTCACCGCTCCTCAGGCACGGGAGAGGTTGCCGCAGAGATCGAGCCGGACGGCAAGGCCGCGGGCGAAGTCGACGCCCTGTGGAAATGGGCATCGGGCCACATCACGTTGAAGCAACTTCCCGGCCAGGGAGCATAA
- the tgt gene encoding tRNA guanosine(34) transglycosylase Tgt, translating to MNPRFEFSIHATDGKARTGVIKMRRGEIRTPAFMPVGTAATVKAMKPESVRATGADIILGNTYHLMLRPGAERVARLGGLHKFMNWDRPILTDSGGYQVMSLSDLRKITEEGVTFASHLDGSRHMLSPERSMEIQRLLGSDIVMCFDECPKIDQPRDVIARSMEMSMRWARRSRDGFDSGGEHAANSALFGIQQGALDEGLRKVSADALVDIGFDGYAIGGLAVGEGQEAMFATLEFAPGQLPVDRPRYLMGVGKPDDLVGAVERGVDMFDCVLPTRSGRNGQAFTWNGPLNMRNARHAEDNGPIDERCKCPTCGTYSRAYLHHLIRSGEILGAMLLTEHNISFYQQLMQTMRDAIAESRFAAFAADFRRDYLRK from the coding sequence ATGAACCCGCGTTTCGAATTCTCCATCCACGCCACCGACGGCAAGGCGCGCACCGGCGTCATCAAGATGCGCCGCGGCGAGATCCGCACGCCCGCCTTCATGCCGGTGGGAACTGCCGCCACGGTCAAGGCGATGAAGCCAGAGAGCGTGCGCGCGACCGGCGCCGACATCATTCTGGGCAATACCTATCACCTGATGCTGCGCCCGGGCGCCGAGCGCGTCGCGCGTCTTGGCGGCCTGCACAAGTTCATGAACTGGGACCGGCCTATCCTTACCGACAGCGGCGGCTATCAGGTCATGAGCCTTTCCGACCTTCGCAAGATCACCGAGGAGGGGGTGACGTTTGCCAGCCACCTCGACGGTTCGCGGCACATGCTCAGCCCCGAACGCTCGATGGAGATCCAGCGCCTGCTCGGCTCCGACATCGTCATGTGCTTCGATGAATGTCCGAAGATCGACCAGCCGCGCGACGTGATTGCCCGCTCGATGGAAATGTCGATGCGCTGGGCGAGGCGCAGCCGCGACGGTTTTGACAGCGGCGGCGAACATGCCGCCAATTCCGCGCTTTTCGGAATCCAGCAGGGCGCCCTCGACGAAGGCTTGCGCAAGGTCAGTGCCGATGCCCTCGTCGATATCGGCTTTGATGGCTACGCGATCGGCGGCCTCGCCGTGGGCGAGGGGCAGGAAGCGATGTTCGCCACGCTCGAGTTTGCCCCCGGCCAGTTGCCTGTCGATCGGCCACGCTATCTTATGGGCGTGGGCAAGCCCGATGATCTCGTCGGTGCGGTCGAGCGCGGGGTCGACATGTTCGACTGCGTGTTGCCCACGCGCTCAGGGCGCAATGGCCAGGCCTTCACCTGGAATGGCCCGCTCAACATGCGCAACGCGCGTCATGCCGAAGATAACGGCCCCATCGACGAGCGCTGCAAGTGCCCGACCTGCGGCACTTACAGCCGAGCCTATCTGCATCACCTGATCCGCTCCGGCGAGATCCTGGGCGCAATGCTGCTGACCGAGCACAACATCTCGTTCTACCAGCAGCTCATGCAGACCATGCGCGATGCAATCGCCGAGAGCCGTTTTGCTGCCTTCGCTGCCGATTTCCGCCGGGATTACCTGAGAAAGTAA
- the rpsD gene encoding 30S ribosomal protein S4 yields the protein MSKRKSAKYKLDRRMGENIWGRPKSSVNRRSYGPGQHGQRRKGKLSDYGIQLRAKQKLKGYYGDVTEKQFKRTYQEASKMKGDTGQNLIGLLEQRLDMIVYRAKFAPTIFAARQIVSHGHIRVNGVKCNIASRRVKVGDVVSLGNKAKEMALIIEAQSLPEREVPDYVAPDGNDKVTFVRVPSLDEVPYPVKMEPNLVVEFYSR from the coding sequence ATGTCGAAGCGCAAGAGCGCCAAGTACAAACTCGACCGCCGCATGGGCGAGAACATCTGGGGTCGCCCCAAGAGCTCGGTCAACCGCCGCAGCTACGGCCCGGGCCAGCACGGCCAGCGCCGCAAGGGCAAGCTCTCGGACTACGGCATCCAGCTGCGCGCCAAGCAGAAGCTCAAGGGCTACTACGGCGACGTGACCGAGAAGCAGTTCAAGCGCACCTACCAGGAAGCGTCGAAGATGAAGGGCGACACCGGTCAGAACCTGATCGGCCTGCTCGAGCAGCGCCTCGACATGATCGTGTACCGCGCCAAGTTCGCGCCGACGATCTTCGCGGCTCGCCAGATCGTTTCGCACGGCCACATCCGCGTCAACGGCGTGAAGTGCAACATCGCTTCGCGTCGCGTGAAGGTCGGTGACGTCGTCAGCCTCGGCAACAAGGCCAAGGAAATGGCGCTGATCATCGAAGCGCAGAGCCTGCCCGAGCGTGAAGTTCCCGACTATGTCGCGCCCGACGGCAACGACAAGGTCACCTTCGTTCGCGTGCCCTCGCTCGACGAAGTGCCCTACCCGGTGAAGATGGAACCGAACCTGGTCGTCGAGTTCTACTCGCGCTAA
- a CDS encoding ABC transporter permease, which translates to MIAFNARSAWTIYKREVARALRTAMQSILGPVLTTVLYFVVFGAAIGGRMQTMDGVSYGAFIVPGLLLLTLLSESTSNGSFGIYMPRFTGAIYELLSAPVGTAETLVGFVGAAATKSLILAAIILGTATFFVDYTILHPLYTLGFILLVSASFSLFGFILGIWADSFEKLGIVPVLFIVPLTFLGGTFYSIDVLPEPWRSVAMANPVVYLVNGLRWCFYGSSDFSIATSLGMTLAFLAICVAFIAWIFKTGWRLRS; encoded by the coding sequence GTGATCGCATTCAACGCCCGCAGCGCCTGGACCATCTACAAGCGCGAAGTCGCTCGCGCCCTGCGTACCGCCATGCAATCCATCCTGGGCCCGGTGCTGACAACCGTGCTTTATTTCGTCGTCTTCGGCGCGGCCATCGGTGGCCGTATGCAGACGATGGACGGTGTCAGTTACGGGGCCTTCATCGTGCCCGGCCTGCTTTTGCTCACGCTGCTCAGCGAAAGTACGTCCAACGGCAGCTTCGGCATCTACATGCCGCGTTTCACCGGGGCGATCTACGAGTTGCTCTCCGCACCGGTAGGCACGGCCGAGACGCTGGTGGGCTTCGTTGGAGCGGCTGCGACCAAGTCGCTGATCCTCGCCGCGATCATCCTGGGGACGGCGACCTTCTTCGTCGACTACACGATCCTGCACCCGCTCTACACGCTGGGCTTCATCCTGCTGGTATCGGCCAGTTTCTCGCTATTCGGCTTCATCCTCGGGATCTGGGCCGACAGCTTCGAGAAACTCGGCATCGTGCCGGTCCTGTTCATCGTTCCGCTGACCTTCCTCGGCGGTACGTTCTATTCGATCGATGTCCTGCCCGAGCCCTGGCGCTCGGTGGCCATGGCCAACCCGGTCGTCTATCTCGTCAACGGTTTGCGCTGGTGCTTCTACGGTAGCTCGGACTTCTCGATTGCCACTTCGCTGGGGATGACTCTGGCGTTCCTCGCGATTTGCGTGGCCTTCATCGCATGGATCTTCAAGACGGGCTGGCGCCTGCGGTCCTGA